A single genomic interval of Lewinellaceae bacterium harbors:
- a CDS encoding carbohydrate binding family 9 domain-containing protein has protein sequence MRYLIWFVFVVSLTNVMHAQKINSKYQLSVFHTTEPLQIDGLLDEATWQNADVADQFNMVLPMDTSKARILTQVRMAYDDKNLYLSAVCNHPVGQRYIVQSLRRDFTFGKNDNFLFFMDPFNDLTNGFSFGANAAGAQWDGTMYGGGSVDLSWDNKWTSAVHAFDDKYIIEMAIPFKSIRYKRGIKEWGVNFSRLDVQSTEKSAWAPVPRQFPTASLAYTGSIVFDEPPPPAGANISVIPYVLTNVSKDYSKDDKAGFNYRVGGDAKIAINSSLNLDLTINPDFSQVEVDQQQTNLDRFELFFPERRQFFLENGDLFNNFGYSTIRPFFSRRIGLDAPIDAGLRLSGKLNENWRIGVMDMQTRKVGETGLSAQNFGVFALQRKVFSRSNIGMMFVNKVAVGERSPSDPGSAYNRNLGLEYNLASSNNLWTGKALFLKSWSPDSQGKDFIHAGHLQYSSRDWKILWQHEIVGKDFKAEVGFVPRTGYIHLTPSIGHLFFPKGGSVLSHGPTLGSSIYFDDQGRFTDNTTYMMYDLNFRSQSVFTAWVGYDYVELLQPFDPTNTGKEKLKVGSRHNWRSFGTIFTSKPQSLFTYGFSTRYGGYYQHGKRLNITTDIGYRFQPYVSLALNTNYNLIQLDAPWNNTTFWLVGPRLDVTLTNKLYFTTFVQYNQQTDNLNINARLQWRYQPASDIFLVFTDNYLPDPFSIRNRAVVLKVNYWWNL, from the coding sequence ATGAGGTATTTAATATGGTTTGTTTTTGTGGTTTCATTGACCAATGTGATGCATGCCCAGAAGATCAACAGCAAATACCAGCTTTCCGTTTTCCACACAACCGAACCGCTACAAATCGATGGATTACTGGATGAGGCAACCTGGCAGAATGCAGACGTAGCCGACCAGTTTAATATGGTCTTACCCATGGATACCAGCAAAGCCCGGATCCTCACGCAGGTCCGCATGGCTTACGACGACAAGAATCTGTACCTCAGTGCCGTATGCAATCATCCAGTCGGCCAACGCTACATTGTTCAATCACTGCGAAGGGATTTTACCTTTGGCAAGAATGACAATTTTCTGTTTTTTATGGATCCCTTCAATGACCTGACCAATGGGTTTTCGTTTGGTGCCAATGCTGCTGGCGCCCAGTGGGATGGGACCATGTATGGGGGAGGGTCGGTCGATCTCAGCTGGGACAATAAGTGGACTTCTGCCGTGCATGCCTTCGATGATAAATACATCATCGAAATGGCTATCCCGTTTAAGAGCATTCGATATAAGAGGGGAATAAAGGAATGGGGTGTCAATTTTAGTCGCCTGGATGTACAGAGCACCGAAAAAAGTGCCTGGGCGCCTGTGCCGCGACAATTTCCGACTGCATCGCTTGCTTATACCGGATCCATCGTATTTGATGAGCCGCCACCACCGGCAGGGGCTAATATATCGGTGATTCCCTACGTGCTGACCAATGTATCCAAGGATTATTCTAAGGATGATAAGGCTGGATTTAATTACCGCGTGGGTGGTGATGCCAAAATTGCGATCAACTCGTCCCTTAACCTGGATCTTACCATCAATCCGGATTTCTCGCAGGTGGAGGTGGATCAACAACAAACCAATCTGGACCGGTTTGAACTGTTTTTCCCGGAACGTCGTCAGTTCTTCCTGGAGAATGGGGACTTATTCAACAACTTTGGGTATTCTACAATTCGTCCTTTTTTCTCCCGCCGTATCGGGCTGGATGCACCCATCGATGCCGGACTCCGTTTAAGTGGTAAGCTCAATGAAAACTGGCGTATCGGGGTGATGGACATGCAAACCCGTAAAGTGGGTGAGACGGGATTGTCCGCCCAGAACTTTGGCGTGTTCGCCTTGCAGCGAAAGGTGTTTAGCCGGTCAAACATCGGGATGATGTTCGTCAATAAAGTTGCGGTGGGCGAAAGAAGTCCTTCGGATCCGGGTTCGGCCTACAACCGGAACCTGGGCCTGGAATACAACCTGGCATCTTCAAACAACTTGTGGACCGGTAAAGCGCTTTTTCTGAAATCATGGAGCCCGGATTCTCAGGGTAAAGATTTCATTCATGCCGGCCACCTGCAATATTCCAGCCGGGATTGGAAAATCCTCTGGCAGCATGAGATTGTAGGCAAGGACTTCAAAGCAGAAGTAGGCTTTGTTCCCCGCACGGGATACATCCATCTGACTCCCAGCATCGGCCATTTGTTTTTCCCCAAGGGAGGTTCGGTGCTCAGTCATGGTCCGACCTTGGGATCATCGATTTATTTCGACGATCAGGGACGCTTTACGGACAATACCACCTACATGATGTATGATCTTAATTTCCGGAGCCAGAGTGTGTTTACGGCCTGGGTAGGTTACGATTATGTCGAATTACTGCAGCCTTTTGACCCGACCAATACCGGCAAGGAGAAACTCAAAGTCGGCTCCCGACACAACTGGCGTTCCTTTGGTACCATCTTTACCTCCAAGCCCCAAAGCCTGTTTACCTACGGCTTCTCCACGCGTTATGGAGGATATTATCAGCATGGTAAACGGCTAAACATCACCACAGACATTGGATACCGTTTCCAACCCTACGTCAGCCTGGCTCTGAATACCAACTACAACCTCATCCAACTTGATGCTCCCTGGAACAATACCACATTTTGGCTGGTCGGTCCACGGCTGGATGTTACCCTGACAAACAAGCTATACTTTACTACGTTTGTTCAGTATAATCAGCAGACCGACAACCTGAATATCAATGCCCGTCTGCAGTGGCGTTACCAGCCAGCTTCCGATATCTTCCTGGTGTTTACCGATAATTATCTGCCGGATCCTTTCTCCATCCGCAACCGGGCGGTGGTGCTCAAGGTGAATTATTGGTGGAATTTGTAG
- a CDS encoding beta-lactamase family protein, with amino-acid sequence MPSNSSFHRALYMLLFSFLSTMTGITQNMQMWNQLNDSIQSILGKNHIVGAGLMIVSPGSTLESYFGQADRETKQAVDAETLFHWASITKTFTGICAMQAVQEGLLELDKPITYYLPETRVIHNPFGSMDDITVRHLMTHSSGLRNPTWPWGGSQPWHPFEPTDWSQLVAMMPYTEIQFQPGSKYSYSNPGITFLGRILETLYDEDIEIIVRKRILMPLEMNKTYFDVTPPYLQGHRSNSYAVEPDGSLITHGKEFDTGITKGNGGLNASFRDMKNYLQFLLNVAGGGESPLLSTEAWETMISPVLPTDEEGESIGTILFVLNRNMDGKQEMFYGHTGSQKGFQAFLYLYPDQKKAALFNMNTEIWGADNTSDLSRDVLYQIRELVLKYLAGN; translated from the coding sequence ATGCCATCTAATAGTTCATTCCACAGGGCGTTGTACATGCTGCTGTTTAGTTTCCTGAGTACCATGACTGGGATCACCCAAAACATGCAAATGTGGAACCAGCTCAATGATTCAATCCAATCGATCCTCGGCAAAAATCATATCGTCGGTGCGGGATTGATGATCGTTTCGCCAGGGTCAACCCTGGAGTCCTATTTTGGCCAGGCCGACCGGGAGACCAAACAGGCCGTTGATGCGGAGACGTTGTTTCACTGGGCATCCATTACCAAGACCTTCACCGGTATCTGTGCGATGCAGGCAGTGCAGGAAGGCCTGCTGGAGCTGGATAAGCCCATAACCTATTATCTGCCGGAAACCAGAGTTATCCACAATCCATTTGGTTCAATGGACGATATTACTGTGCGTCACCTGATGACCCATTCCAGCGGATTGCGCAATCCCACCTGGCCCTGGGGCGGCAGCCAGCCCTGGCATCCTTTTGAACCTACCGATTGGTCCCAACTGGTTGCGATGATGCCCTACACGGAGATTCAATTCCAACCCGGTAGCAAATACAGTTATTCCAACCCCGGCATTACTTTCCTGGGACGGATCCTGGAGACCTTATATGACGAAGACATCGAGATCATTGTTCGCAAGCGGATATTAATGCCTCTCGAAATGAATAAAACGTATTTTGACGTCACCCCTCCGTACCTACAGGGTCACCGCTCCAATAGTTATGCCGTGGAGCCGGATGGCAGCCTGATCACACACGGCAAGGAATTCGATACGGGAATTACCAAAGGAAACGGAGGATTAAATGCATCATTCCGGGATATGAAAAACTATTTGCAATTTCTCCTTAATGTGGCCGGGGGAGGGGAATCTCCTTTGTTGTCGACTGAAGCCTGGGAGACGATGATCAGCCCGGTGCTGCCTACTGATGAGGAAGGTGAATCCATTGGTACCATTTTATTTGTATTGAACCGGAACATGGATGGGAAGCAGGAAATGTTTTACGGACATACCGGTAGCCAGAAGGGATTCCAGGCATTTCTGTATTTGTATCCCGATCAAAAGAAGGCAGCTCTTTTTAACATGAACACAGAAATCTGGGGCGCTGACAACACCTCGGATCTTAGCCGGGATGTGCTTTACCAGATCCGTGAACTGGTTTTAAAATACCTTGCCGGTAATTAA
- a CDS encoding DUF1801 domain-containing protein — protein sequence MNKFQTVSFRSIDEFLDYLPEDERAMVDLLRTTILRTIPQVHEKLAYNVPYYSNHRRICFIWPPSVEWGSYRQEGVMLGFSEGYRIADDLNFLDKGNRKQVYTHTYKSLDEIDPDVVTYYVWEAWQIDQLQVKSK from the coding sequence ATGAATAAATTTCAAACCGTATCCTTCCGTTCGATCGATGAATTCCTGGACTATCTCCCGGAAGATGAGCGAGCGATGGTTGATCTGTTGCGGACAACCATCTTGCGAACCATACCTCAGGTCCATGAAAAATTAGCTTACAATGTGCCCTATTATTCGAACCACCGGCGCATTTGTTTTATCTGGCCTCCCTCGGTGGAGTGGGGCAGCTATCGGCAGGAAGGAGTCATGCTGGGATTCAGCGAGGGGTATCGGATCGCCGATGACTTGAATTTCCTGGATAAAGGGAACCGAAAGCAAGTATACACCCATACCTATAAGTCCCTCGACGAGATTGACCCGGATGTGGTTACTTATTATGTCTGGGAAGCCTGGCAAATTGACCAATTACAGGTAAAATCGAAATAG
- a CDS encoding sulfite exporter TauE/SafE family protein, with the protein MHSTLLVITPDLTWVEWSAALLAALIVGVGKAGIKGIDAIVVTILALVFGSKASTGILVPLLVIGDVFAVVYYHRHALWQYFWQLLPWMIAGILLGVWFGKDLPEDVFRWGLATIILVTVGLLFWMSNRKITKVPTHWSFGGAFGLMAGFTTMVGNLAGAFANVFFLAMQLPKNAFVGTGAWLFLCINVFKLPFHIFVWHTITWDSLQVDLHLLPGILAGLGLGIFLMNRINDAVFRKLILILTALGALLILFR; encoded by the coding sequence ATGCATTCAACCCTTTTGGTCATTACACCCGATCTGACTTGGGTTGAGTGGTCAGCTGCTCTGCTTGCAGCCCTGATCGTAGGCGTCGGAAAGGCTGGAATCAAAGGCATTGATGCCATCGTAGTTACCATTCTGGCATTGGTATTTGGCAGCAAGGCATCGACAGGCATCCTGGTTCCTTTATTGGTTATAGGTGATGTATTTGCCGTTGTGTATTATCACCGGCATGCTTTGTGGCAATATTTCTGGCAGTTGTTACCCTGGATGATCGCCGGGATTTTACTGGGTGTCTGGTTTGGGAAAGACCTGCCGGAAGATGTGTTCCGGTGGGGGCTTGCAACCATCATTTTGGTCACGGTCGGCTTATTATTCTGGATGAGTAATCGAAAGATAACCAAGGTGCCGACGCACTGGTCCTTTGGTGGCGCATTTGGGTTGATGGCAGGATTTACCACCATGGTAGGAAACCTGGCCGGAGCATTCGCCAATGTCTTTTTTCTGGCCATGCAATTGCCAAAAAATGCATTCGTTGGTACCGGAGCCTGGCTCTTTTTATGCATTAATGTCTTCAAATTACCTTTTCACATTTTTGTCTGGCACACCATCACCTGGGATAGCCTGCAGGTTGACCTGCACCTGTTGCCGGGGATATTGGCCGGATTAGGTCTGGGTATATTTTTGATGAACCGGATCAATGACGCCGTATTTCGTAAATTGATCTTAATCCTGACTGCACTTGGTGCGTTGTTAATTTTATTCCGTTGA